A genomic segment from Biomphalaria glabrata chromosome 16, xgBioGlab47.1, whole genome shotgun sequence encodes:
- the LOC106078648 gene encoding innexin unc-9-like, which yields MLNNILSFAGLTRRSDEDLCSQFNYLWSAIVLAAMGGFVTLVQYAGTPIACWCPAEMPEFQCNYTRALCWVKQNNYYVHEDEDIIPNQEGHYSESIAYYPWVPWILFFMACLVKLPHYIWHSFAHSSGLNLVKLVELADSHEDIENLARILRLWLVRTGIPRSSKCSSVKYFLGSIGFFWLGKQHKTYLAGLVLFIKFTYLLVALAMHYSLNVFIDEDFMWYGFEIFENYLRGVPQFSARFPAQTLCDMEIRQFAIVHRYTIQCILPINRFSEKIFIFVWFWLLLLIILNAWSLFKWSIRLLSPAERLRFVQAYVEITLHLIERQKLGSKPTEDAHYDTVYNHSVFTYPNVNISVSSLSTVKASDGSLKTRKRIQSTLHELFSQGSRPRQNFRIEASEKEAEEFELQEKLYAMEERRQKKIIRITKRIMKRFGHDGVVVFRTLEDAVGVIMANQIFQELYEQLNSSLHYS from the exons TACGCAGGGACTCCTATTGCCTGTTGGTGTCCAGCGGAGATGCCGGAATTTCAATGTAACTACACTCGTGCCTTGTGTTGGGTGAAACAGAATAACTATTACGTTCATGAG GATGAAGACATAATACCTAACCAAGAAGGCCACTATAGTGAAAGCATTGCTTACTACCCCTGGGTTCCATGGATACTCTTCTTTATGGCCTGTTTGGTCAAGCTACCACATTATATCTGGCATTCTTTCGCCCACTCTTCTGGTCTGAACCTGGTCAAATTAGTTGAACTAGCAGACTCTCACGAGGACATTGAAAATTTAGCTCGAATTTTAAGGTTATGGCTGGTACGAACCGGAATCCCACGATCCAGTAAATGTAGCAGTGTAAAGTATTTTCTTGGAAGCATAGGCTTCTTTTGGCTAGGCAAGCAACATAAGACCTATCTGGCAGGACTAGTGCTATTCATTAAATTCACATACTTGCTGGTAGCTCTGGCCATGCACtatagtttaaatgttttcattgatgAAGATTTTATGTGGTACGgatttgaaatatttgaaaactaCCTAAGGGGTGTTCCACAATTTTCTGCCAGGTTTCCAGCGCAGACTCTTTGTGACATGGAGATAAGGCAGTTCGCTATAGTTCATCGTTATACTATTCAGTGTATTTTACCCATCAATAGGTTCAGTgagaaaatttttatttttgtctggTTTTGGTTGCTTTTGTTGATCATACTGAATGCATGGAGCTTGTTCAAATGGTCCATTCGGTTGCTTTCGCCAGCAGAAAGACTTCGTTTCGTGCAAGCTTATGTTGAAATCACTTTGCACCTAATTGAGCGACAGAAGCTAGGAAGTAAACCAACGGAGGACGCCCACTATGACACAGTTTACAATCACAGCGTATTTACCTACCCAAACGTGAACATTTCTGTGTCCAGTCTATCTACGGTCAAGGCGTCAGACGGCAGTCTTAAAACTCGAAAACGCATTCAGTCAACTCTACATGAACTTTTCTCGCAAGGGTCAAGGCCGCGCCAAAATTTTCGAATTGAGGCGAGTGAGAAAGAGGCCGAGGAATTTGAATTGCAAGAAAAGTTATATGCCATGGAAGAGAGACgccaaaagaaaataataagaataacCAAGCGAATAATGAAGAGATTTGGCCACGATGGCGTTGTTGTTTTCAGAACGTTGGAAGATGCTGTCGGTGTTATCATGGCAAATCAAATTTTTCAGGAACTTTATGAGCAGCTGAACTCTTCTCTTCATTACTCTTAG